From a region of the Streptomyces sp. NBC_00193 genome:
- a CDS encoding phosphate ABC transporter substrate-binding protein PstS — MPGRPPAYPVRAPSGARAPARRGRLLVRGLALVLAALAAVLPGAAPAAAESYVPVSGAGSTWSQNALDQWRANVKQYGMTVNYSGTGSSDGRNQFRNGTVDYAVSEIPYGIKDSGVVDPPPARKFAYMPIVAGGTAFMYNLKIGNRRVTNLRLSGENVAKIFTGVITTWNDPAIKADNPGLAAALPARKIVPVVRSDGSGTTAQLTKWMSTQHGALWDAYCGKAGRSTPCGQTSNFPTAAGRGFVGQSGSNGVSGYVAQEGNVGTITYVEYSYAVSTTGFPVVKVLNSSGYYTEPTAQNVAVSLGKAQIDPVDLTQKLEGVYTGADERTYPLSSYSYMIIPTAQESNFNPQKGKALGAFAYYFLCEGQRSVDRLGYSPLPINLVQAGLEQVRRIPGVAVANIDIKNCRNPTFSPDGRNILAETAPKPAACDKQGPTQCETGTGGNKTPTQNGGSGGGGAASGGAAASGGGTGGTGGATGGTGSGGATGGSGGAAASGGTGGADGGSGAAAATGGTGDGPGSGGADGGGVDPVTGQPLAAGAADLFGIPVTTSTGIGGTLQTVLMVLGALILLAVTVAPPLLTRRLTRRGRTGGGS; from the coding sequence ATGCCCGGACGACCCCCGGCATACCCGGTGCGTGCCCCCTCGGGCGCGCGCGCACCCGCCCGGCGCGGACGGCTCCTCGTCCGCGGACTCGCGCTGGTCCTGGCGGCGCTGGCCGCCGTCCTGCCCGGCGCGGCGCCTGCCGCCGCCGAGAGCTACGTGCCGGTCTCCGGCGCGGGTTCCACCTGGAGCCAGAACGCCCTGGACCAGTGGCGGGCCAACGTCAAGCAGTACGGCATGACGGTCAACTACAGCGGCACCGGATCGTCCGACGGCCGCAACCAGTTCCGCAACGGAACCGTCGACTACGCGGTCTCCGAGATCCCCTACGGGATCAAGGACTCGGGGGTCGTGGACCCGCCGCCCGCACGGAAGTTCGCGTACATGCCGATCGTCGCGGGCGGCACGGCCTTCATGTACAACCTCAAGATCGGCAACCGCCGGGTCACCAACCTCCGCCTCTCCGGCGAGAACGTGGCCAAGATCTTCACCGGTGTGATCACCACCTGGAACGACCCGGCGATCAAGGCCGACAACCCGGGCCTCGCCGCGGCCCTCCCCGCCCGCAAGATCGTCCCCGTCGTCCGTTCCGACGGCTCGGGCACGACGGCCCAGCTGACCAAGTGGATGAGCACGCAGCACGGAGCGCTGTGGGACGCCTACTGCGGCAAGGCGGGCCGCTCCACCCCCTGCGGCCAGACCTCCAACTTCCCCACCGCCGCGGGCCGCGGGTTCGTCGGCCAGTCCGGCTCCAACGGCGTCTCCGGCTACGTGGCCCAAGAGGGCAACGTCGGCACCATCACGTACGTGGAGTACTCCTACGCGGTCTCCACGACGGGCTTCCCCGTCGTCAAGGTCCTCAACAGCTCGGGCTACTACACCGAGCCCACCGCCCAGAACGTCGCCGTGTCGCTCGGCAAGGCACAGATCGACCCCGTCGACCTCACGCAGAAGCTGGAGGGCGTCTACACGGGGGCCGACGAGCGGACCTACCCGCTCTCCAGCTACAGCTACATGATCATCCCGACGGCGCAGGAGTCGAACTTCAACCCGCAGAAGGGCAAGGCGCTCGGCGCCTTCGCCTACTACTTCCTCTGCGAGGGACAGCGCTCCGTCGACCGGCTCGGCTACTCGCCGCTCCCCATCAACCTCGTCCAGGCGGGGCTGGAGCAGGTGCGCCGCATCCCCGGCGTGGCCGTGGCCAACATCGACATCAAGAACTGCCGCAACCCCACCTTCTCGCCCGACGGCAGGAACATCCTGGCCGAGACCGCCCCGAAGCCCGCCGCCTGCGACAAGCAGGGCCCCACCCAGTGCGAGACCGGCACCGGCGGCAACAAGACCCCGACCCAGAACGGTGGTTCGGGCGGCGGCGGGGCGGCTTCCGGCGGCGCGGCTGCCTCCGGCGGTGGTACGGGCGGCACGGGCGGCGCCACGGGTGGCACGGGCTCCGGCGGAGCCACGGGAGGTTCCGGGGGCGCGGCCGCCTCGGGCGGTACGGGCGGAGCCGACGGCGGGAGCGGCGCCGCAGCCGCCACCGGCGGTACGGGCGACGGCCCGGGCAGTGGCGGCGCGGACGGCGGGGGAGTGGACCCGGTGACCGGACAGCCCCTCGCGGCGGGCGCGGCCGACCTGTTCGGGATCCCGGTCACCACCTCCACCGGCATCGGCGGAACCCTGCAGACCGTCCTGATGGTGCTCGGCGCACTGATCCTGCTGGCCGTCACGGTCGCCCCGCCGCTGCTCACCCGGCGCCTGACGCGGCGCGGGCGCACGGGGGGAGGGTCCTGA
- a CDS encoding substrate-binding domain-containing protein, producing the protein MNKKKIAFGVSAFALAATIAGAGLAAADPSGPPPYRQLSGVGSDTTQDVMNGLAAAITVNGQKVIGSYDSTGSANITTKDPAVNANCTIARPNGSGAGRSTLLTSLQANNGCLDFARSSSLNLAAAAPGLTYVPFAVDGVSYAITPGSAIPRKLSLADLKAIYHCDPNYVGTGPNFGMTVYLPQAGSGTRSFWESQMGITDADVVAGIYPCIKDKKGTTPVQEHDGRLLDDKSIVPFSIAQYQSQSSQTIADLRGRAILGTVDGTAPTVLNSGFGVKRDVYNVIPTSKVAVAPWSTVFVGATSEICKQTSVINTYGFAASPNCGDTTKQTP; encoded by the coding sequence GTGAACAAGAAGAAAATCGCCTTCGGCGTCTCGGCCTTCGCTCTCGCGGCGACCATCGCCGGGGCCGGCCTCGCCGCCGCCGACCCGTCGGGCCCGCCGCCGTACCGCCAGCTCTCCGGCGTCGGCTCCGACACCACCCAGGACGTCATGAACGGCCTGGCCGCGGCCATCACCGTGAACGGCCAGAAGGTCATCGGCTCCTACGACTCCACCGGCTCCGCCAACATCACCACCAAGGACCCGGCGGTCAACGCGAACTGCACCATCGCCCGCCCCAACGGCTCGGGCGCCGGCCGCTCCACGCTGCTCACCTCCCTCCAGGCGAACAACGGCTGTCTGGACTTCGCCCGTTCCTCCTCGCTGAACCTGGCGGCGGCGGCCCCGGGCCTGACCTACGTGCCCTTCGCGGTCGACGGCGTCAGCTACGCGATCACCCCCGGCTCGGCGATCCCGCGCAAGCTGTCGCTGGCCGACCTGAAGGCGATCTACCACTGCGACCCGAACTACGTCGGCACGGGCCCCAACTTCGGCATGACGGTCTACCTGCCGCAGGCCGGCTCGGGCACCCGCAGCTTCTGGGAGTCCCAGATGGGGATCACGGACGCCGATGTGGTCGCGGGCATCTACCCCTGCATCAAGGACAAGAAGGGCACCACCCCGGTGCAGGAGCACGACGGCCGCCTCCTCGACGACAAGTCGATCGTGCCGTTCTCCATCGCCCAGTACCAGTCGCAGTCCTCGCAGACGATCGCGGACCTGCGCGGCCGCGCCATCCTCGGCACGGTCGACGGCACGGCGCCCACCGTCCTCAACAGCGGGTTCGGCGTGAAGCGCGACGTCTACAACGTGATCCCGACCAGCAAGGTCGCCGTGGCTCCGTGGAGCACCGTCTTCGTCGGCGCCACCTCCGAGATCTGCAAGCAGACCTCGGTGATCAACACCTACGGCTTCGCCGCCAGCCCGAACTGTGGCGACACCACCAAGCAGACCCCCTGA
- a CDS encoding Ig-like domain repeat protein: MRTMALGVAAVTTAFAAGLAGASAAYAAPIGTIEINPATGADTSGIAFTTSAACPANATNVLVTVAGSGFPAEGLNVVGNSPIATYPTAANGGMVIPLTSTMRDYASQAGFTTLQGKYDFTVICRTAFNGTSLGDYTGAIWFTSNTTYQNTDPAVKTDTVTSLAVTPAGPAQAGTPVTLTAGVTPAGAGGTVQFKDGAADLGTPVTVNNGTAALTTSNLTAGTHSLTAVFTPASASYNGSASSAVSYVVTAVPAATTTTALAVSPAATAPQFSPVTLTGTVTPAGAAGAVKFTDTVGGSTVTLGTVPVAGGTAVLNTSSLPVGNHSFTAVFVPADAGAFTGSDSGAIPYVVGAFAGVSASETITTTVNSGALAISVANPQVTLPSPVLNSDGDLLTTAGSINPVTLTDTRAGNPGWTVSGQVTDFSDGATHAINGQNLGWSPKLVDKAPAQTVTPGSAVAAAHGAATGDAGTAGLKSARTLANGTGLGTAHVTADLALNVPTSTVAGTYSATLTLTAI, encoded by the coding sequence ATGCGGACCATGGCCCTGGGGGTCGCCGCCGTGACCACCGCCTTCGCGGCGGGTCTGGCCGGGGCGAGCGCCGCGTACGCCGCCCCGATCGGCACCATCGAGATCAACCCGGCGACCGGCGCGGACACGTCCGGCATCGCCTTCACGACCTCGGCCGCCTGCCCGGCCAACGCCACCAACGTGCTGGTCACGGTGGCGGGTTCCGGCTTCCCGGCCGAGGGCCTGAACGTGGTCGGCAACTCGCCCATCGCGACCTACCCGACCGCCGCCAACGGCGGCATGGTCATCCCGCTGACCTCCACCATGCGGGACTACGCCAGCCAGGCGGGCTTCACCACCCTGCAGGGCAAGTACGACTTCACCGTGATCTGCCGGACCGCCTTCAACGGCACCAGCCTCGGCGACTACACCGGCGCGATCTGGTTCACGTCGAACACCACCTACCAGAACACCGACCCGGCGGTGAAGACCGACACCGTCACCTCGCTCGCGGTCACCCCGGCCGGCCCCGCGCAGGCGGGCACCCCGGTCACCCTCACCGCGGGCGTCACCCCGGCCGGCGCCGGCGGCACCGTCCAGTTCAAGGACGGCGCGGCCGACCTGGGCACCCCGGTCACCGTGAACAACGGCACCGCGGCGCTCACCACGTCCAACCTGACCGCCGGTACGCACAGCCTGACGGCCGTCTTCACGCCGGCGAGCGCCTCGTACAACGGCTCGGCCTCCTCCGCCGTCTCCTACGTGGTCACGGCCGTTCCGGCCGCGACGACCACGACCGCCCTGGCCGTTTCCCCGGCCGCCACCGCGCCGCAGTTCAGCCCGGTGACCCTGACCGGTACGGTCACCCCCGCGGGCGCTGCGGGCGCGGTGAAGTTCACCGACACCGTCGGCGGCTCCACCGTCACCCTGGGCACCGTCCCGGTGGCGGGCGGCACCGCGGTGCTGAACACCAGCAGCCTCCCGGTGGGCAACCACTCCTTCACCGCCGTGTTCGTCCCGGCCGACGCGGGTGCCTTCACCGGCTCCGACTCGGGCGCGATCCCGTACGTGGTGGGCGCCTTCGCCGGTGTCTCCGCCTCCGAGACGATCACCACCACCGTCAACTCGGGCGCGCTGGCCATCAGCGTCGCCAACCCGCAGGTCACCCTGCCCTCGCCGGTGCTCAACTCCGACGGGGACCTGCTGACCACGGCCGGTTCCATCAACCCGGTCACCCTCACCGACACCCGCGCCGGCAACCCGGGCTGGACCGTCAGCGGCCAGGTCACCGACTTCTCCGACGGTGCCACCCACGCCATCAACGGCCAGAACCTGGGCTGGAGCCCGAAGCTCGTCGACAAGGCGCCCGCGCAGACGGTGACGCCCGGTTCCGCCGTCGCCGCCGCGCACGGTGCGGCCACCGGCGACGCGGGCACGGCGGGCCTCAAGTCCGCCCGCACACTCGCCAACGGCACCGGACTCGGCACCGCGCACGTCACCGCCGACCTGGCGCTGAACGTCCCGACCTCCACGGTCGCCGGCACGTACTCCGCGACCCTCACGCTCACCGCCATCTGA
- a CDS encoding DUF916 domain-containing protein — protein sequence MNPTAPAARRGGRPGPPAAAPLPSLLLALLTLVGLLVSAGLLAAAPAHAASSAPAAPGEDRKSTFGVQPAGPKGPDARPHFSYGVTGGATTRDQIAIWNYGEEPLTLAVYASDAVNTLDGGFDLLPAGRAPKDAGSWIKLEKDTVTVPPKGNVVVPFTVTVPREVTPGDHTGGIVASLAAGAQDGQGNKVKLDQRVGARVYIRAAGTLTPRLEVQQVAASYEGSANPFSEGSATVTYTLRNTGNVRLGARQAVRINGLFGTSVTADGAKDLGDLLPGTSLTITAKADGVAQVLRSSAVVSVQPVAARDGVDPKLPSLTRSVSLWTVPWALLALVLVITAGGLWVWRRRRLARAAAAVTASARRRATSDANERQNAKKEPIVQFTRTRRRSAAGAATAAAAALVGLAALTVPTTAHAAPTGSAKINPATGNDGSSVDLTTSAACPDPSTNILVTVAGKGFPAEGLNVVGNSPISTYPPAPSGGINVPLTMTMRDYANQAGFTTLEGRYDLTVVCRKAFGTDTYGTFAASLWFTSNTAYQTTDPGTGNQTPTPTPTPTASPTPTPTPTATPTPSPTATPTPTPSDSASPTPTPTDTPSPTGSASTGTTTSGGSSVGVSTNVTGGAAGGSGGPGGLANTGADATAVGLLSGVLVVTGGGLVWWARRRGLLTFAGN from the coding sequence ATGAACCCCACCGCCCCCGCCGCCCGGCGCGGCGGCCGCCCCGGCCCGCCGGCCGCGGCCCCGCTCCCCTCCCTGCTGCTCGCGCTGCTCACGCTCGTCGGGCTGCTCGTCTCGGCCGGGCTGCTCGCCGCAGCGCCCGCGCACGCCGCGTCCTCGGCCCCGGCCGCTCCCGGGGAGGACCGCAAGTCCACCTTCGGCGTGCAGCCCGCCGGGCCGAAGGGGCCCGACGCACGGCCCCACTTCTCCTACGGGGTCACCGGCGGAGCCACGACGCGCGACCAGATCGCCATCTGGAACTACGGCGAGGAACCGCTCACCCTCGCCGTCTACGCGAGCGACGCGGTCAACACCCTCGACGGCGGCTTCGACCTGCTCCCGGCCGGCCGGGCCCCGAAGGACGCGGGCAGCTGGATCAAGCTGGAGAAGGACACGGTGACCGTCCCGCCCAAGGGCAACGTCGTCGTCCCCTTCACCGTCACCGTCCCCCGCGAGGTCACCCCCGGGGACCACACCGGCGGCATCGTAGCCTCGCTCGCCGCCGGAGCCCAGGACGGCCAGGGCAACAAGGTCAAGCTCGACCAGCGGGTCGGCGCCCGCGTCTACATCCGCGCTGCGGGGACCCTCACCCCGCGCCTGGAGGTCCAGCAGGTCGCCGCCTCGTACGAGGGATCCGCGAACCCCTTCTCCGAGGGCTCGGCGACCGTCACCTACACCCTGCGCAACACGGGCAACGTGCGGCTCGGCGCCCGGCAGGCCGTGCGCATCAACGGCCTGTTCGGCACCTCCGTCACCGCGGACGGCGCGAAGGACCTCGGCGACCTGCTGCCCGGCACCTCGCTGACGATCACCGCCAAGGCCGACGGGGTGGCGCAGGTGCTGCGGTCCTCCGCCGTCGTCTCCGTCCAGCCGGTCGCCGCCCGCGACGGCGTGGACCCCAAACTTCCGTCCCTGACCCGATCGGTGTCGCTGTGGACGGTCCCGTGGGCGCTGCTCGCGCTGGTCCTCGTGATCACCGCGGGCGGGCTGTGGGTGTGGCGCCGCAGGCGCCTGGCCCGCGCAGCGGCCGCGGTCACCGCGTCGGCCCGCCGGCGCGCCACCTCGGATGCCAACGAACGCCAGAACGCCAAGAAGGAGCCCATCGTGCAGTTCACCCGCACCCGCCGGCGATCCGCGGCAGGCGCCGCGACCGCGGCCGCCGCCGCCCTCGTGGGCCTGGCCGCCCTGACCGTGCCGACGACGGCCCACGCCGCTCCGACCGGCTCGGCGAAGATCAACCCCGCCACGGGCAACGACGGCAGCAGCGTCGACCTGACCACCTCGGCCGCCTGCCCGGATCCCTCCACGAACATCCTGGTCACGGTGGCCGGCAAGGGCTTCCCGGCCGAGGGCCTCAACGTGGTCGGCAACTCGCCCATCAGCACGTACCCGCCGGCGCCGTCGGGCGGCATCAACGTCCCGCTGACGATGACCATGCGGGACTACGCGAACCAGGCCGGCTTCACCACCCTCGAAGGCCGCTACGACCTGACGGTCGTGTGCCGCAAGGCCTTCGGCACGGACACCTACGGGACGTTTGCGGCCTCGCTGTGGTTCACCTCCAACACCGCGTACCAGACCACGGACCCGGGGACGGGCAACCAGACGCCGACCCCCACGCCGACCCCCACCGCGAGCCCGACTCCCACCCCGACCCCCACCGCGACGCCCACCCCGAGCCCGACCGCCACCCCGACCCCGACCCCCTCGGACTCGGCGTCCCCCACCCCGACCCCGACCGATACCCCCTCCCCGACCGGGTCGGCCTCCACCGGGACGACCACGAGCGGCGGCAGCAGCGTGGGCGTCTCCACCAACGTCACGGGCGGAGCGGCCGGAGGCTCGGGAGGCCCCGGTGGCCTCGCCAACACCGGCGCCGACGCCACCGCGGTCGGCCTGCTCTCCGGGGTCCTCGTCGTCACCGGCGGCGGGCTCGTCTGGTGGGCCCGCCGCCGCGGCCTGCTGACCTTCGCGGGCAACTGA
- a CDS encoding sortase codes for MTATSTPPVDVRPDPAGAPEAPAGRTGPPGLWATGAALAILGALLLGFVAEVGPLGHLRHERDRRVGYAQLREGLANATAPLGPTTPGSPVALLEIPQIGLREVVREATTSGVLASGPGHRRGTVLPGQPGTSILMGRQAGYGGPFAHIADLERGETFLVVTGQGEHTYKVLGVRRAGDPQPVRPTGDAALLTLMTADGTPYMPDGVVHVDAELTTPVQQSGGRTPGRLAADEAPLGSQTSAWFPLVLWAQALLLAAAALAWARIRWGRAHTWLVGFPVLAALGLAVADQAALLLPNLL; via the coding sequence ATGACAGCCACCTCCACCCCGCCGGTGGACGTGCGCCCCGACCCCGCCGGAGCCCCCGAGGCCCCGGCGGGGCGTACGGGCCCACCCGGCCTGTGGGCCACCGGCGCGGCCCTGGCCATCCTGGGCGCCCTGCTCCTCGGCTTCGTCGCGGAAGTGGGCCCGCTGGGACACCTGCGCCACGAACGGGACCGCCGGGTGGGGTACGCGCAGCTGCGCGAAGGCCTCGCCAACGCCACCGCCCCGCTGGGGCCGACCACCCCGGGCAGCCCCGTCGCCCTGCTGGAGATCCCGCAGATCGGGCTGCGCGAGGTGGTCCGCGAGGCGACCACCTCCGGGGTACTGGCCTCCGGGCCCGGCCACCGGCGCGGCACGGTCCTGCCCGGCCAGCCCGGGACGAGCATCCTCATGGGCCGCCAGGCGGGCTACGGCGGCCCCTTCGCCCACATCGCGGACCTGGAGCGCGGGGAGACCTTCCTCGTCGTCACCGGCCAGGGCGAGCACACGTACAAGGTGCTGGGCGTCCGACGCGCGGGCGACCCGCAGCCGGTCCGGCCGACCGGTGACGCGGCCCTGCTCACCCTGATGACCGCGGACGGGACCCCGTACATGCCGGACGGCGTGGTCCACGTCGACGCGGAACTCACCACGCCCGTCCAGCAGTCAGGCGGCCGCACCCCGGGACGGCTGGCCGCGGACGAGGCCCCCCTCGGGAGCCAGACCTCGGCCTGGTTCCCGCTGGTCCTGTGGGCGCAGGCGCTGCTGCTCGCCGCGGCGGCCCTCGCCTGGGCGCGGATCCGCTGGGGCCGCGCGCACACCTGGCTGGTGGGCTTCCCGGTGCTGGCCGCCCTCGGCCTCGCGGTCGCCGACCAGGCCGCCCTCCTCCTGCCCAACCTCCTGTGA